In Corylus avellana chromosome ca2, CavTom2PMs-1.0, the following proteins share a genomic window:
- the LOC132171284 gene encoding chitinase-like protein 2 — protein sequence MKNQRSAHLAIGFTLMLLISVAVGQRRCPPGHACGGISSRCCIGPISDYFQTNQFESLFSKRNSPLAHALHFWDYNSFITASDDYQPYGFGRTAAYGKFLGLKEVAAFLAHVGSKTSCGYEAATGEPLAWGLCYNKEMNSVSSYCDENYKHTYPCAPGVAYYGRGALPIYWNYNYGEAGKALKVDLLNHPEYVEQNATLAFQVAIWRWMTPLKEHQPSAHDVFVGFWEPTKSDTLAKRIPGFGATMNVLYGDHVCGQGENEAMNNMISHYLYYLRRMGVAREEAGPHEVLSCAHQVAFNPSSSSSP from the exons ATGAAGAATCAACGGTCTGCGCACTTGGCCATAGGATTCACTTTAATGCTTCTGATTTCTGTTGCAGTCGGTCAGAGAAGGTGCCCGCCGGGGCACGCGTGTGGAGGGATTTCTTCTCGCTGCTGTATTGGACCTATTTCTGACTACTTCCAGACCAACCAGTTTGAGAGCCTCTTCTCAAAGCGTAACTCGCCACTCGCCCATGCACTCCATTTCTGGGACTACAATTCTTTCATCACCGCTTCTGATGACTACCAGCCTTATGGTTTCGGCCGTACCGCCGCCTACGGCAAATTCTTGGGGTTGAAGGAAGTTGCAGCTTTTCTTGCCCACGTTGGCAGCAAAACCTCCT GTGGATATGAAGCGGCTACAGGGGAACCATTGGCATGGGGCTTATGCTATAACAAGGAAATGAATTCTGTCTCGTCTTACTGTGATGAGAACTACAAGCACACTTATCCATGCGCCCCTGGGGTCGCATACTATGGCCGGGGTGCTCTGCCTATCTATTG GAACTACAACTATGGAGAAGCCGGGAAAGCCTTGAAGGTGGATTTGTTGAACCATCCAGAATACGTAGAACAGAATGCCACGCTGGCCTTCCAGGTTGCAATTTGGAGGTGGATGACGCCACTTAAGGAGCATCAGCCTTCTGCCCACGATGTCTTTGTGGGATTCTGGGAACCCACAAAGAGTGATACTTTGGCAAAGCGAATTCCTGGTTTTGGAGCTACCATGAATGTCCTCTATGGTGATCATGTTTGTGGTCAGGGTGAGAATGAGGCCATGAACAACATGATTTCCCATTACTTGTATTACCTTCGTCGTATGGGTGTTGCCCGAGAAGAGGCAGGGCCTCATGAAGTGCTCAGCTGTGCCCACCAGGTTGCTTTCAATCCATCCTCTTCCTCATCTCCTTGA